The following is a genomic window from Chryseobacterium sp. StRB126.
GTCTTCAATCGTATCAAGTTTAAGATTTGAAACAATTTTTTCTTCTTCCCCACTTTCAACCAATTCCACCCAATCCGGATTGATAACCAAAGTTCTACCGATTGCTACCATAGAAATACCATAGTCCAAAACCCGATCAGCCATTGCAGGTGTTGTAATACCTCCGGCAACAAGAACAGGAACTCTGTTGTTTACATAATTGTTGAGTACAACTGATATTGGCTCATCTGAAAATTCTGAATCAATTGGTTTTTGATTTACAGCATCCAATAAAGAAAAATGTAGATAATCGATGTTTTCTTCAATTAACTTATCAATTAAAATGAAAGTATCTTGAAGTCCATAGGTTTGTTGAGGCATTTCTTCAGGTGAAATTCTGTAACCTATAAGAAAAGGACGATCAGCATATTCTGAAACTACTTTTTTCACTTCACGAACAATTTCAAGGCTAAGTCTCAAACGATTTTCAAGAGAACCTCCCCACTTATCATTTCTTCGATTGAAAAAAGGAGATATGAAATTCTGAAGCAAAAACCCATGTGCACCGTGAATTTCTACTCCATTAAAACCAGCTTCTACTGCTCTTCTTGTAGTTTCTGCAAATGCTGTGATGATTTCCAGAATTTCAATTTCGGTTAATTCTTTCGGAAGATTTTCTTTATCAGAAAGCAATATTGGCCCACTTGAA
Proteins encoded in this region:
- a CDS encoding NADH-dependent flavin oxidoreductase is translated as MNKYNKLFSPLSFDKGVSLKNRIVMSPMTTWASDEDFTISDEEVEYYHKRVKGVGLVITGCTHVTANGIGFTHEFAGYDDTFLPSLKKLANAAKSGGAPAILQIFHAGNKAIPDLIPNGEVVSASAVSSGPILLSDKENLPKELTEIEILEIITAFAETTRRAVEAGFNGVEIHGAHGFLLQNFISPFFNRRNDKWGGSLENRLRLSLEIVREVKKVVSEYADRPFLIGYRISPEEMPQQTYGLQDTFILIDKLIEENIDYLHFSLLDAVNQKPIDSEFSDEPISVVLNNYVNNRVPVLVAGGITTPAMADRVLDYGISMVAIGRTLVINPDWVELVESGEEEKIVSNLKLDTIEDKKIPSKLITIFEALKGWVPLESKTL